The Nitrospira sp. KM1 genome includes a window with the following:
- a CDS encoding FkbM family methyltransferase — translation MLRSSVKACLRKWGYVVSRYDFRLDPLAVRERLFETRGIDLVYDIGANVGQFALELRRSGYRGRIISFEPLESAFHTLSETAESDPRWEACNYALGDQDSTAEINVARNSWSSSLLSILPIHVSAAPHSAYVGTQTVRVRTLDSVFWTYCKPEDRVFIKIDTQGFAKNVLVGSEHTLERVDGLQIEMSLVPLYEGEPLIDELISFLRGKGFTLAYVSPEFFDERTGQQLQVNGLFLRLG, via the coding sequence ATGTTGCGCTCATCGGTCAAAGCGTGCTTGCGCAAATGGGGATACGTTGTATCGCGCTACGATTTTCGATTGGATCCGCTCGCGGTGCGGGAACGGCTGTTCGAGACCCGGGGCATCGATCTTGTCTATGACATCGGAGCGAATGTGGGGCAATTCGCCCTGGAACTACGACGGTCTGGCTATCGGGGAAGGATTATTTCGTTTGAACCTCTCGAGTCCGCTTTTCATACGCTTTCGGAAACTGCCGAGAGCGACCCGCGTTGGGAAGCCTGCAATTATGCCTTAGGAGATCAGGACAGCACTGCGGAAATCAATGTCGCTCGGAACTCGTGGAGCAGCTCGCTCCTCAGCATCCTTCCAATTCATGTGAGCGCCGCCCCTCACTCGGCCTATGTCGGCACGCAGACGGTCAGGGTCAGAACGCTCGATTCCGTATTTTGGACGTATTGCAAACCAGAGGATCGTGTATTCATCAAAATCGATACACAAGGATTTGCCAAGAACGTATTGGTAGGAAGCGAGCATACCCTTGAAAGGGTCGATGGCTTACAGATTGAGATGTCCCTAGTTCCACTCTATGAAGGCGAGCCGCTAATCGATGAACTGATCTCGTTCCTTCGTGGCAAAGGATTCACATTGGCGTATGTGTCTCCAGAATTTTTTGACGAACGTACGGGTCAGCAGTTGCAGGTTAATGGCTTGTTCCTTCGTCTCGGATGA
- a CDS encoding O-antigen ligase family protein gives MPYLPYIGAIVGLMAFLFLSPRIKVFIAFFVMTSCFDLVPSLVFNKNVWDFGAVLLAIAWVQLLLSKPKISPRTTSYVALIQVFIGWMVVCVLWSLLFYNYPLLNTLKACRQMIIGFLSFFVFQRLFRNDPDSFDFFMKALYWTTYALLPVSLLGYLVNKPLLFGLQTEYGGVIRSLPVFLPIGLMHFWIITSRLLSAEKVRAHELLYVGMVIGVTALTFTRGIYLTVMFVFCVMLVTLTSRKKLNFAAATSFMTIGVVLAVVLVLGGYANRVVERFNSAVDLVSGGKRAVSERNDDTYTGRIALAKERVALVAQHNPFVGYGFIHEDDVPDALRSKLKYGSVVYTPEYVDLYRMGYPYMLALHSADIGWADIVIDTGIFGLILWILFFAFFVREYYYTARRTQKLLYYAQLGLFLQTLVGALLMFESNTFVSLVQIASFMLAGCWYCSQGRVWNDVKNSQSDGRPMPGRSFGRVISIPQRAGTSGRIQPAV, from the coding sequence ATGCCGTACTTGCCTTATATTGGAGCCATCGTCGGGTTGATGGCGTTCTTGTTTTTGTCGCCCCGAATCAAGGTATTCATCGCATTTTTTGTGATGACCTCGTGCTTCGATTTGGTCCCAAGCCTTGTGTTCAACAAAAACGTCTGGGATTTCGGCGCGGTTCTTCTCGCGATCGCTTGGGTTCAACTATTGTTATCCAAGCCGAAGATTTCACCCCGGACAACGAGCTATGTCGCCCTCATCCAAGTCTTCATAGGATGGATGGTGGTCTGCGTGCTCTGGTCGCTCTTGTTCTATAACTACCCTCTGCTGAATACGCTCAAAGCTTGCCGCCAAATGATCATTGGATTCCTGTCTTTTTTCGTGTTCCAACGACTGTTTCGAAACGACCCGGATTCGTTCGATTTTTTCATGAAGGCTCTCTATTGGACGACTTACGCTCTTTTGCCCGTGAGCCTGCTGGGATACCTCGTGAACAAGCCGCTGCTCTTCGGATTGCAAACCGAATATGGCGGGGTTATTCGGTCGCTGCCAGTTTTTCTTCCAATTGGACTCATGCATTTTTGGATCATCACATCAAGATTGCTGTCCGCCGAGAAGGTGAGAGCACATGAGTTGCTGTATGTAGGGATGGTGATCGGCGTCACCGCCCTGACATTCACTCGTGGAATCTATTTAACGGTAATGTTTGTCTTTTGCGTGATGCTCGTCACATTGACGTCCAGGAAAAAATTGAATTTTGCCGCGGCCACCTCGTTCATGACCATCGGCGTCGTTTTAGCAGTTGTTCTCGTGTTGGGGGGATATGCCAATCGGGTTGTGGAACGTTTCAATAGCGCAGTGGACCTTGTTTCAGGAGGAAAGCGCGCTGTAAGCGAACGCAATGACGATACTTATACGGGCCGAATAGCCTTAGCCAAAGAGAGAGTGGCTCTGGTCGCTCAACACAATCCCTTCGTCGGATATGGATTTATTCATGAGGACGATGTGCCGGACGCGTTGAGATCCAAATTGAAGTACGGCTCAGTGGTTTACACGCCTGAATATGTGGATTTGTACCGTATGGGATATCCCTACATGCTCGCCCTGCATAGTGCAGACATCGGTTGGGCCGACATCGTTATCGATACGGGGATTTTTGGACTCATCCTATGGATACTGTTTTTTGCGTTCTTCGTCAGAGAATACTACTACACAGCCCGGCGTACGCAGAAACTACTGTACTATGCCCAACTCGGGTTGTTCCTTCAAACGCTCGTCGGTGCCCTGTTGATGTTCGAAAGCAATACCTTCGTCAGTCTTGTCCAAATTGCTTCCTTTATGCTGGCTGGATGTTGGTATTGCTCTCAGGGACGAGTTTGGAACGATGTAAAGAATTCTCAGTCCGATGGCAGACCAATGCCAGGCAGATCATTCGGCAGGGTCATTTCTATTCCGCAACGCGCCGGGACTTCGGGAAGAATACAGCCTGCAGTATAG
- a CDS encoding glycosyltransferase family 2 protein translates to MPSTTSKPKLTILTPSFNQGRYIEQTIDSVRVQDYGPVEHIVIDGGSTDGTVDLLRRYPHVNWISEADRGQADALNKGLARATGDIIGWINSDDYYEPNIFTSVMQCFEDPVVMWVVGNLTYVREGAGEMTPDKSPPVSFNLLMHNPDIVRQAPVFYRKSFVEQAGGWNCDYFMAMDFDLWTRLAKLSPPRMVDRNWAYFRIHPNQKTSHANVIRQKKEIVTILRRERAHWSLIASLFLRKRWYWAKGLVKEYLIAAGLHGKVSPTKTNTT, encoded by the coding sequence ATGCCGTCCACTACTTCCAAGCCAAAGTTGACGATTCTCACTCCGTCCTTCAATCAAGGCCGATATATCGAGCAAACCATTGATTCTGTGCGGGTACAAGATTATGGGCCCGTCGAACACATTGTGATCGATGGAGGCTCGACGGATGGCACGGTCGATCTCCTGCGGCGCTATCCGCACGTGAATTGGATTTCAGAAGCGGATCGAGGGCAGGCTGATGCGCTGAACAAGGGTCTCGCACGGGCGACAGGTGACATCATTGGGTGGATCAATTCCGACGACTACTACGAGCCGAACATCTTTACCTCGGTGATGCAGTGTTTCGAGGACCCCGTCGTGATGTGGGTAGTGGGGAATCTCACGTATGTGCGGGAAGGAGCCGGAGAGATGACACCCGATAAAAGCCCGCCGGTCAGCTTCAACCTGCTCATGCACAATCCCGATATTGTCCGTCAGGCACCTGTCTTTTATCGAAAGTCTTTTGTTGAACAAGCCGGAGGATGGAATTGCGATTATTTCATGGCAATGGATTTTGACCTGTGGACCCGGCTGGCCAAACTATCACCCCCACGAATGGTCGACAGGAACTGGGCCTATTTTCGAATTCACCCTAACCAAAAGACTTCTCATGCCAATGTCATCCGCCAGAAAAAAGAAATCGTGACAATTCTGAGACGCGAACGAGCGCACTGGAGCTTAATTGCCTCGCTTTTCCTGCGCAAGCGATGGTATTGGGCGAAGGGACTTGTCAAAGAGTACCTCATAGCTGCCGGTCTCCACGGCAAGGTTTCCCCAACGAAGACCAATACGACATAA
- a CDS encoding glycosyltransferase, with amino-acid sequence MRIVHLIWGLNVGGSETLLVDIANEQSSYAEVFVVIGNDTVDQVVTDLFSRRVTTRFLRRPPGSWNPWHLVNLVHTLRGIGPDIIHVHQNSFAAVAHFLSAPMALTVHGMNDDFQHLEKFAAVFAVSEAVRQDIVTKHPRATPIVIHNGINFAKVTRKIHYGREPFRIVQVGRLYHETKGQHILLKALHRLKRELPDKHVEVDFVGEGTSHEYLCDLAKELGITESCRFLGQQPRSRIYEYLHTYDLLVQPSRSEGFGLAVVEAMGAGVPVLVSDIEGPMELIDYGNNGYYFRTEDHLDCAEKIARIVMESHDKKSCEQHRRTAEYARERFDISATARRYFEEYQKLNIEVTPARMRHG; translated from the coding sequence ATGAGAATCGTTCATCTAATTTGGGGACTGAACGTCGGCGGGTCCGAGACGCTGCTGGTCGATATCGCGAATGAGCAGAGTTCATACGCCGAGGTCTTTGTTGTAATCGGCAATGACACTGTGGATCAGGTGGTGACGGATTTATTCAGTCGTCGGGTGACAACGCGATTCCTCCGAAGACCTCCGGGAAGTTGGAACCCGTGGCATCTCGTAAACCTCGTTCATACTCTAAGAGGCATCGGACCCGATATCATTCACGTCCACCAGAATAGCTTTGCGGCAGTAGCTCATTTTCTCTCCGCGCCGATGGCACTCACGGTACACGGAATGAATGATGATTTCCAACATCTGGAAAAGTTTGCCGCGGTGTTCGCAGTATCAGAGGCGGTGAGGCAGGACATCGTCACAAAGCATCCGCGAGCAACTCCGATCGTGATTCATAACGGCATTAATTTTGCCAAGGTCACTCGGAAAATACACTACGGTCGCGAGCCGTTCCGGATCGTTCAAGTCGGGCGGCTCTATCACGAAACAAAAGGTCAGCATATCCTCCTTAAAGCCCTGCATCGTCTGAAACGCGAGCTGCCGGACAAACATGTGGAAGTGGATTTTGTCGGTGAAGGAACCTCTCATGAGTATCTCTGCGACCTGGCCAAGGAACTCGGCATAACGGAATCGTGCAGGTTTCTGGGGCAGCAGCCCCGGAGTCGCATTTATGAGTACTTGCACACCTATGATCTTTTGGTGCAGCCCTCTCGGTCGGAAGGATTCGGCCTTGCCGTCGTTGAAGCTATGGGGGCCGGTGTGCCGGTTCTCGTCTCCGACATTGAAGGTCCGATGGAGCTTATCGATTATGGAAACAACGGGTATTACTTTCGAACAGAAGATCACCTGGACTGTGCCGAGAAGATTGCGAGAATCGTAATGGAATCTCACGACAAAAAATCTTGCGAGCAACACCGGAGAACCGCGGAATATGCAAGAGAACGATTCGATATCTCAGCCACAGCAAGGCGATACTTCGAGGAATACCAAAAACTTAATATCGAAGTTACCCCGGCTCGAATGCGGCACGGTTAA
- a CDS encoding acyltransferase produces MDILAVFYNRLLYRPYVRSRLKHAGSDFRLGYSSEFLRPELFHVGNNFFTGPHCYFDTNQFSPVRIGDDVMFGPYCKLIGGNHDYSYTKGPLADNRYPRPHQQEIIIENGVWIGANAVILTGARVGEGSVIGAMGLVNHCIPPYTVAVGVPAKRLFARFREDKDLADILRNVGSRYTVEMVRALQKQHGVEVQRTR; encoded by the coding sequence ATGGATATCCTCGCAGTGTTCTATAACAGACTCTTGTATCGGCCGTACGTCCGCTCCCGGCTGAAACACGCAGGATCCGACTTCCGGCTGGGCTACTCATCTGAGTTTCTTCGGCCGGAACTGTTCCATGTCGGCAATAATTTCTTCACCGGCCCTCACTGCTACTTCGATACGAATCAGTTCAGTCCCGTACGGATCGGCGACGATGTCATGTTCGGACCGTATTGCAAACTCATAGGAGGCAATCATGACTACAGCTATACCAAGGGGCCTCTTGCCGACAATCGATATCCCCGACCTCATCAGCAGGAAATCATCATCGAGAATGGAGTATGGATCGGGGCAAACGCCGTGATCTTAACGGGTGCTCGAGTCGGCGAGGGTTCGGTCATCGGGGCCATGGGATTGGTCAACCATTGTATTCCGCCGTACACCGTCGCAGTGGGAGTGCCGGCCAAACGTTTGTTCGCACGCTTCCGTGAAGACAAAGACTTGGCGGACATTCTGCGGAATGTCGGAAGTCGTTACACGGTCGAGATGGTGCGGGCCCTGCAGAAGCAGCATGGAGTAGAGGTACAACGCACTCGATGA
- a CDS encoding glycosyltransferase family 4 protein, with translation MNGTKREVPPVGVMVVGPDARSQGGIAAVIANYRRTSFWRECNCEHFSTCADWAWKWARMLYSAWRGCVFVPTVVFKRPAVVSIHTADRSSFYRKLFYIVVVRLFSIPVVVHVHPASFVEFFVKGNRLTRFAITTVADISNRIVFLSDIAASQFRELFPHTRMAVIPNPVDVDRYGVEPRAPMKDHYRILFMGWIVREKGVYDIVDAMPDVLARFPQAEFLFAGNKETEQLKNMIDERQLSRHAKVLGWVEGREKYELLMSSRLLLLPSYSEGIPNVILEAMASGLPVVTTPVGGIPSVFVEGETGYFVSPGNPRELSARIVQMLSDDEDCEKISRSSRQRVKALYDLEVIGRQLEHLYREFQPQPSQMAYARPNGDQHVRHRRPF, from the coding sequence ATGAACGGGACCAAGAGAGAAGTCCCTCCCGTCGGAGTGATGGTGGTCGGACCGGACGCCCGCTCCCAGGGGGGCATCGCGGCGGTCATCGCGAATTACCGGCGCACCAGTTTTTGGAGAGAGTGCAACTGTGAGCATTTCTCGACGTGCGCAGATTGGGCCTGGAAATGGGCCAGAATGCTGTATTCGGCCTGGAGAGGATGCGTCTTTGTCCCGACGGTTGTGTTCAAGAGGCCGGCTGTCGTCAGCATCCACACCGCCGACCGGAGCAGCTTTTATAGAAAGTTATTTTACATCGTCGTCGTACGGCTCTTCTCTATCCCAGTGGTGGTGCACGTGCACCCGGCATCATTCGTCGAATTTTTCGTCAAGGGGAATCGCTTGACGCGATTTGCAATCACAACGGTCGCCGACATCAGCAACCGCATCGTGTTTCTGTCAGACATTGCAGCAAGCCAGTTTCGCGAACTCTTCCCGCACACGCGCATGGCCGTGATTCCCAATCCCGTCGATGTAGACCGCTATGGCGTTGAGCCACGCGCACCCATGAAAGACCATTACCGTATTCTGTTCATGGGGTGGATCGTCAGAGAAAAAGGCGTATACGACATCGTGGATGCGATGCCGGATGTGCTTGCGCGATTTCCCCAAGCGGAATTTCTGTTCGCAGGAAACAAGGAGACGGAGCAACTCAAGAATATGATCGACGAACGCCAATTATCCCGCCATGCGAAAGTATTGGGCTGGGTGGAAGGCCGGGAGAAGTATGAACTCTTGATGTCCAGCCGTTTATTATTGCTCCCCAGTTATTCAGAAGGAATTCCCAATGTTATTCTGGAGGCCATGGCGAGCGGTCTTCCGGTGGTCACCACTCCCGTCGGCGGCATTCCGAGCGTCTTTGTCGAAGGCGAGACGGGCTACTTCGTGTCTCCAGGCAATCCACGAGAATTGAGCGCCCGGATCGTTCAAATGTTGAGCGATGACGAGGACTGCGAAAAGATTTCACGTTCGAGCCGTCAGAGGGTCAAAGCACTGTACGACCTCGAGGTCATTGGCCGTCAACTGGAGCACCTGTACCGCGAGTTTCAGCCGCAGCCATCCCAGATGGCATATGCGCGACCCAACGGAGATCAACATGTGCGGCATCGTCGGCCTTTTTGA
- the asnB gene encoding asparagine synthase (glutamine-hydrolyzing) has protein sequence MCGIVGLFDPGGRGITEEQLAHMRDQMVHRGPNDAGFFVHRDQDLFVGLAHRRLSIIDLSELGRQPMSTSDARLWIVFNGEIFNYAELRRLLMQTGRYAFRSRTDTEVILYGVREWGLDGCLKRLRGMYAFALFDVTAQTLTIVRDPLGIKPLYYSRQTAGFVFASEVKAILAAPDVKASLNSEALYHYLTFASAPAPLTFFEGVQKLEAGTYLTLDRRGRANHVRFWDPLHITPEVSMTEDEAVSELRRLLRQSVARRMVSDVPFGAFLSGGVDSSLNVALMAELLDKPVETFSIGIKDDSSNEFEYARQIAGRFRTNHHELVIDDDDFIDFLPRMPYFQDEPLADPVCVPIYYLSKLAHESGTPVIQVGEGSDELFAGYRMYHSFVKWERRLFHPYSKLPSGLKQLVHRVAAHHVRPEMADAFRRAIDEEPLFLGNAIAFWDNEKRRLLNHEGGSVLTSGALIADIVRRLPASDSLARITGIELKNRLPELLLMRVDKMSMAHSIETRVPFLDEDVVEFALTIPSRVKCRNGVYKYVLKQAARGIIPDEIIDRKKWGFCGSTTNMLTPRLVGFARQRVLTSSFIRERFRVEEINGLFECHGRTPRFNSFKIWNLLNLALWHECWFE, from the coding sequence ATGTGCGGCATCGTCGGCCTTTTTGACCCGGGGGGCCGGGGTATCACGGAAGAACAGTTGGCGCATATGCGCGATCAGATGGTCCACCGTGGCCCGAATGATGCCGGGTTCTTTGTTCACCGTGATCAGGATCTGTTTGTCGGTCTGGCTCACCGGCGCCTCTCGATCATCGATCTGTCGGAACTCGGCCGACAGCCAATGTCGACTTCCGATGCCCGGCTCTGGATCGTCTTCAATGGAGAGATCTTCAATTACGCCGAACTCCGCCGACTGCTCATGCAAACCGGACGGTACGCATTTCGCTCGCGCACCGATACGGAGGTCATTCTCTATGGCGTACGTGAATGGGGGCTGGACGGCTGTTTGAAGCGGCTACGGGGAATGTATGCGTTCGCCCTTTTCGATGTCACCGCACAGACTCTGACGATTGTCAGGGATCCGCTCGGCATCAAACCGCTCTATTACTCACGACAGACGGCCGGATTTGTTTTTGCGTCTGAGGTCAAAGCGATTCTTGCCGCGCCGGACGTGAAAGCCTCGCTCAACAGCGAGGCGTTATACCATTACCTTACCTTTGCCAGTGCTCCGGCGCCTTTGACGTTCTTCGAAGGCGTACAGAAACTGGAGGCTGGAACGTATCTGACTCTCGACAGGCGAGGCCGTGCGAATCACGTTCGATTTTGGGATCCGTTACATATTACGCCGGAAGTCTCGATGACCGAAGACGAGGCCGTGTCCGAGTTGCGACGCCTGTTGAGGCAGTCCGTGGCGAGGCGGATGGTGTCCGATGTCCCGTTCGGTGCGTTTCTCAGCGGCGGCGTGGATTCCTCGTTGAACGTGGCCTTGATGGCTGAGCTGCTTGACAAGCCGGTTGAAACGTTCTCGATCGGCATCAAGGACGATTCCTCGAACGAATTCGAATACGCGCGACAAATTGCGGGACGATTCAGAACCAATCATCACGAGTTAGTCATCGACGACGATGATTTCATCGATTTCCTCCCACGCATGCCCTATTTCCAAGATGAACCGCTCGCCGATCCGGTCTGTGTGCCGATCTACTATTTGTCCAAGCTTGCACACGAGTCCGGCACTCCGGTGATTCAAGTCGGAGAGGGCAGCGACGAGCTCTTCGCCGGATATCGGATGTACCACTCGTTTGTGAAATGGGAACGCAGGCTGTTTCACCCGTACAGCAAATTGCCATCGGGGCTCAAGCAGTTAGTCCACCGGGTCGCGGCCCATCATGTCAGACCGGAAATGGCCGATGCGTTCAGACGTGCGATTGACGAGGAGCCCTTGTTTCTGGGAAATGCCATCGCATTTTGGGACAACGAGAAAAGACGCTTGCTGAATCATGAGGGGGGAAGCGTTTTGACCTCCGGCGCGTTGATTGCGGATATCGTGCGCCGACTGCCAGCGAGTGATTCTCTGGCACGCATCACCGGCATCGAGCTCAAAAACCGCTTGCCGGAACTCTTGCTCATGCGCGTCGACAAAATGAGCATGGCCCATTCGATCGAAACCCGCGTGCCGTTTCTCGACGAAGATGTGGTCGAGTTTGCGCTGACGATTCCGTCCCGCGTGAAGTGTCGGAACGGTGTGTACAAATACGTCTTGAAGCAAGCCGCCCGTGGCATCATTCCTGATGAAATCATCGACCGTAAGAAATGGGGGTTCTGTGGGTCGACGACCAACATGCTGACCCCACGATTGGTCGGGTTTGCTCGTCAGCGCGTGTTAACAAGTTCTTTCATCCGTGAGCGCTTCCGGGTTGAGGAAATCAACGGGCTTTTCGAGTGTCACGGTCGCACGCCTCGATTCAACAGTTTTAAGATCTGGAACCTCCTTAATCTGGCCCTATGGCATGAATGCTGGTTCGAGTAG
- a CDS encoding GDSL-type esterase/lipase family protein — translation MNEELTQVDHTKPHAARITPGRATISLKEVLFNIGLAILSIMLALGAAEVYFRLFDPQPIVPRYVETSPYGIRKNIGNVRGEMIVPEYRHQFSTNSQGFRGTREYSIKKPAHVFRIIVLGDSVALGHGVGDDETFSSVLEARLSRQRPAEVINMAVSGFGTAEELIQLQQVGLQYDPDLVILAYFPNDPYNNAVSQLFRVTDGRLVRTEHAFVPAIYVRDRLYQLPGYSFLCQHSHVVNFIRDRLSMYFTRRLGEQQDIQSESSTTLTREQTELTSRLLRAVSDETTRREIPLIVLNIPLYGKTELTQNMPPGALPDSSLIDNVDVAENIYEGHSVEEIQYKKDGHPKPFAHALIADWLAAFVRDTPSLQSRL, via the coding sequence ATGAACGAGGAACTCACCCAAGTCGATCATACCAAGCCCCACGCAGCCAGGATCACGCCCGGCCGGGCGACCATTTCCCTCAAAGAGGTCCTGTTCAATATTGGATTAGCGATCCTGTCGATCATGCTGGCTCTTGGCGCAGCCGAGGTGTATTTCCGGCTCTTCGATCCCCAACCAATTGTTCCACGTTACGTTGAAACGAGTCCCTATGGAATCAGGAAGAATATCGGCAATGTTCGTGGCGAGATGATCGTCCCAGAATACCGGCATCAGTTTAGTACGAATTCCCAGGGGTTCCGTGGAACAAGGGAATATAGCATCAAGAAACCGGCCCATGTATTCAGAATCATCGTGCTCGGAGATTCCGTAGCTCTTGGGCACGGGGTCGGCGACGATGAGACGTTCTCGTCCGTACTTGAAGCCCGACTGTCGAGGCAAAGACCGGCCGAAGTCATCAACATGGCTGTGTCGGGATTCGGAACAGCGGAAGAATTGATTCAACTGCAACAGGTTGGTCTACAGTATGATCCTGACCTGGTCATTCTGGCCTATTTCCCGAACGATCCTTACAACAATGCCGTATCCCAACTGTTTCGCGTCACAGATGGCCGTCTCGTACGAACTGAACATGCGTTTGTCCCGGCAATTTATGTGCGTGACCGGCTCTATCAGCTGCCCGGGTACTCATTTCTGTGCCAGCATTCCCACGTCGTCAACTTCATTCGGGATCGACTTTCTATGTATTTCACGCGTCGGCTGGGGGAGCAGCAAGACATACAATCAGAATCGTCCACCACGCTCACCCGCGAGCAGACAGAACTGACATCACGCCTCCTCCGAGCGGTGTCCGACGAGACGACCAGGAGAGAGATTCCCCTCATTGTCCTGAATATTCCGCTGTATGGAAAAACAGAGTTGACGCAAAACATGCCGCCTGGGGCACTTCCCGATTCGTCACTGATCGACAACGTCGATGTCGCCGAGAACATTTATGAAGGTCATTCAGTCGAAGAAATCCAGTACAAGAAGGATGGCCACCCGAAACCGTTTGCTCATGCACTCATTGCGGATTGGCTGGCTGCTTTCGTAAGGGATACGCCGTCTCTGCAATCCCGCCTCTAA